In the genome of Pangasianodon hypophthalmus isolate fPanHyp1 chromosome 24, fPanHyp1.pri, whole genome shotgun sequence, the window GGATTGATGAAATAGTTGCCTATAAataacattgaaaaaaaaaaatagtctggCTCTTTGCCACTAAGTGGACAAAAGCGTTCATAACAAACCTTGTTGTCTTCATAAATTATGTCTGCAGGAATAGTTTTGTCAAGAATTTTGGAAAATATAGTCGGAGCAGGACTTCCATACTTCTTGCTGGCTTCCTCCGCCAGGTGAACTTCATCATTGTGTGAAGACAGACAGAGTTTCtgagaaaaacacaacacacacaagtcaAAGCAGCAGATGAACAGCACTTTAACACTGTGTACCATAACGAGCTTACTCTGCTAACACACTCAGTGTCTGCCAACTTCCGACAAAAACAACGGAAAGTAACCTCACAGAACCCGGAAATAGtaactatatttttatatataaacaccTGGACTGTTATAGCACGTCGCTGTAAATTATACACAAATGGCGACGAGAAGCCTCGGCTCTGTATAACTCTGCGCAGGAACATTGCACCGTGAAAATGTTTCACTCCACTTCGCCTAATACACTACACGCATGCGCAGGTCCGGCAGCGTCACGTGACTTTAAGGCAAGACACGTGCCTGGTCAACCTAGTTTTGTTGGaatgttgttttaattaaaatattaaatttaattaaatttaaatgactGTGCAGACGCCCTCAAGAGAAAggaatatttcatttctttattgtttagtCAAGAAACTATCATGCactgttataaaaatatttcatgccATTTTAAGTATAAAATCTCACATAAACCAATCAACATTTTGGGAAGTGCCTCTGTAATATCTGTCATCTTTCCCAAAAGATGCTgtactggattcagatctggagaCTGGGAAGGCCATTGAAGGACACTGacctcattgtcatgttcatggaactgGTTTGAGATGAGTTGTGCTTTGTGGCATGATGAATTATCCTGCTGGAAATAGCCGTTATTAGATGGgaaaattgtggccataaaagAATACACATGGTCAGCAATGATACTGTCGTGGCAAATACgtctgcaaatcagaataagaaaaataagttaCAAAGTCGAGGGGTTCTAgatgccaaaaatctatagactttattgaatcaaacaacaaagccgagatggtctgcagagcaactgatttacatagtcgtggcccatgcttttatacaattctaaaacaataatctcattggatggagttttctcttttttcttttaatcacacatctgCCTCTCgtcacaattatttcactgtccccTTATGTTAGTGATACAGGAAATTCCTCCATAATACTCAGAAagactgtggcattcaaacgatgcttgattggtattaagggACCCAAAGTGTACCAAGAAAActttccccacaccattacaccacctccaccaccaccaccaacaacaacaacaactgaactgttgacacaaggcaggttgggtccatggatgcCAAACTCTGACTTTATCATCTGCATGTTGTAACacaaatcgagattcatcagaccagggcaatggtttttttgttgttgttgttttttttgggttttttttttttttcagtttcgggggtgatcctgtgcccactgtagcttcagtttcctgttcttggctgacaggagtggaacccaatgttttaatcattttgctTTTGTTGCCTGtttgcctcaaggtttgacttgtgcattctgagatgcttttatgCTCACCACAGAtgcaaagagtggttatttgtgttactgaaGCCTTtttgtcagctcgaaccagtctggtaCAGTAATTCTCCACTGATCTATTTTGTGCtggatgtttattattattatagagtattatatattacagagttttggactgatttTATTCCTAggttgtgacctagcgagccagtatcagaatgtatttttgatagacttcaaagcacttttttaagtcgctctggataagggcgtctgccaaacgcaataaattattattattattattattattattttaggtttttggcaccattctgtgtaaacactagagactgtagtctgtgaaaatcccaggagctcaTCAGTTTCTAAAGTACTCATACCAGCCCAtgtgacaccaacaaccatgatAGGATTCATATCataatgtttgatatgaacattaactgaagctctaggcttgtatctgcatgaactgcatgctgccacgtgattggctgattggatgtgaatgtgcaggtgttcctaataaagtggccggtgagggTGCATGTTCTCAGACACAACCGCTGTGCTCTTCATTCCAGTCCAGTTGGTGGCAGCAAAGCACCAAACACTAATACCACCACCATTAAAACTAAAAGAAGAAGAGTTACTACgctgcatggaaaaaaaaacaaaaaaaacatggcgGCTTACAGGAGATCGCCCTTGCAGTTCTTTCTATCAACTCAGACATCACGTGTGATCTGCAGCAGAAATGTACAAGTCAAAAGTGCAGAAGTGAAGCCGTTATATCCGGCGATTTTACCGTCTCGGACAGCGAAGAGTAAATCTGCGAAGAGGAGAGTGTTACTGGAGTTCTTCGAGCGCCTGCGCACAGTCGAGCCCGAGGAAAAGATCCGAGCCCTGACCCGCATCCAGCGCATGAAGTATGTGCTTTACCCTCAGACCTTTGCTGTAGGAGCGGATACATGGTACCAGCATTTCACCAAGACAGCATTCCTCCCGGGTCTTCCTGAGAAGCTGAGCACTGCTGAGATGGACGAGGCTGCAGTGTCTGAGCTGAGCTCCACAGTGTGTCATGCTCTTCTCCAGGAGCACTGGTACATGAAGAAAGGCAGGACATTCATTCAGAAAGAGCAGAAGCAGTTTGTTACACCCTTTTTGATGAATGCTGTGTCTGGGCTTATTGCCTCATTGGCCAGCAGAAATCCTGTCCTCCAACTGTCTAGTCTAGGTAAGACTCCTGATCTGTCTTCGTAATTCTCATCCATTCTTCTCATAGtgtattgaaataaaaaaaaaaaaaaatggttggtCTGATTGCAGATCTGTCTCCTCATGTCAACTTCTACTGGGTGAACGGAGAGAGGACTATTCCACGAGGACACCGGCGTGGCAGAGTCGAGCCACAGAGGTTCCAGATTGATGACAGACCTCACAGCCAGATACGGATCAGGCAGCAGCTACCTGAGGTATCTTTTCAGAAAGTTTTCCTCCCTTTGATAATGCGTAACTCCACACAGACTCAACACTCCAGTGTAAAATTGTCAAACTCGCTTGCACTGTAAGATCAGTTGCATCTTAAATAGTGATTCAGTGAATGTCTTTCTGTAGTTTGTGCCACTCGAGACAGAGGTGGCTGCTGAAGTGCCAGTAATCCAGCTGGCTCCTGATCGCATGCCTTTGTTCCAAAGACAGTATGACAATAATATCTCTACaggtttgtatttgtgtgtgtgtgtatatgtgtgtttgtgtgtgtgtgtgtgtgtgtgtgtatatatatatatatatatatatacactcacacacacagtgaggtccaaaagtctgggaccattagtgaaaatgcttctattttgcactCTCTTCTTATGTAATACATCagttttcattataaaatatattattggcagcaacttgaatgaaaagtaaaatctttgaaatatttaaatatttacatgaatttcagagtttcttggTGTGTATTAGGTACGGTGTcatctttttg includes:
- the mrps30 gene encoding 39S ribosomal protein S30, mitochondrial; the protein is FLIKWPVRVHVLRHNRCALHSSPVGGSKAPNTNTTTIKTKRRRVTTLHGKKNKKNMAAYRRSPLQFFLSTQTSRVICSRNVQVKSAEVKPLYPAILPSRTAKSKSAKRRVLLEFFERLRTVEPEEKIRALTRIQRMKYVLYPQTFAVGADTWYQHFTKTAFLPGLPEKLSTAEMDEAAVSELSSTVCHALLQEHWYMKKGRTFIQKEQKQFVTPFLMNAVSGLIASLASRNPVLQLSSLDLSPHVNFYWVNGERTIPRGHRRGRVEPQRFQIDDRPHSQIRIRQQLPEFVPLETEVAAEVPVIQLAPDRMPLFQRQYDNNISTGAKLQDPCCYGHTQFHMVPDRFRRDKLINKNLSDHIEVFLRANAIASLFAWTGAQAMYQGFWSEQDVSRPFVSQAVITDGQYFSFFCYQLNTLALSSFSVPDNPRKNLCWGTESLRLYDRVTDGDVIGWDNDVFKLLVKFLLNKP